In the genome of Rhizobium etli 8C-3, one region contains:
- a CDS encoding cupin domain-containing protein, whose translation MQGVTEHWSPRVVAQVNDQYVKVAKVLGQIAWHKHDNEDELFLVISGQLKIEFEGGKETVLNPGEMCVVPRGVLHNPMAEEECSIVLIETVTTKHTGDIETPLTKSIESQISGRTGASTLPERH comes from the coding sequence CTGCAAGGGGTTACCGAGCATTGGTCGCCCAGGGTCGTTGCGCAAGTAAACGATCAATATGTCAAGGTTGCAAAGGTTCTTGGGCAGATCGCCTGGCATAAGCATGACAACGAGGACGAACTGTTCCTCGTCATTAGTGGTCAGCTCAAAATTGAGTTCGAAGGGGGCAAGGAGACGGTCCTCAATCCCGGTGAGATGTGTGTTGTTCCGCGCGGTGTGCTCCACAATCCGATGGCCGAGGAGGAATGTTCGATTGTGTTGATCGAAACAGTCACGACCAAGCACACCGGAGATATCGAAACCCCGTTGACGAAGTCGATCGAAAGCCAGATCAGCGGCCGAACCGGCGCCTCGACCCTACCCGAACGGCATTGA
- a CDS encoding recombinase family protein yields MTSADLPATVLQRKAVVYVRQSSQSQVMTNLESQRRQYDLVDIARSYGFVDIEVIDDDLGRSASGTVARPGFDRLVAWLCAGKVGAVLCFDASRLARNGRDWHHLLELCGLVEARVIDHDGVYNACHPNDRLLLGMKGSISEFELGVLRARMLDAARSKAHRGELRLSVPFGYVWHREAGLGLDPDIRLQEVIRLIYARFRELGSARQVLLSMQAEQIHFPRPADEGRMTNCIWQPIRYRNVISVLKNPFYAGVYVYGKSEKRTSIVEGRARRTYGHYKPAGTWEVMIKDHHEGYIGWDEFERNQKQLALNAYGRQDGAKSGRGGKALLSSLLTCARCGQRLSVCYRGGPISQPVYRCDRGNLAGQPRCMTFGAPKIDTAVARELLRAVEPLAIEAAIEAERMHQERQEDRRQILDLELQQARYEAGLAERRYAACDPDNRLIAAQLEKNWEAALRRVRDLEMRKPAHDPTTIVVDPNAFSNLAENLSAAWNAPDVTMRARQQLLRTLIADIIVDVDDAVRDVVLTIHWKGGQHSELRVRKPQSGEHGSATAEDALEVIRGMAGRWSDEHIAATLNRMGFPTGQGKTWTAHRVRSVRYVRGIDAYRSADKNGEWLTQAEVAKALGVSSYLVRRLVSTGVLPAVQVVPRAPYQIRAADLTSEPVKAAIARKGRPLRDVDADTLPMFTYT; encoded by the coding sequence ATGACAAGCGCTGATCTCCCGGCGACCGTGCTTCAGCGCAAGGCGGTCGTATATGTACGCCAGTCCTCGCAATCCCAGGTCATGACCAATCTGGAAAGCCAGCGGCGCCAATATGATCTGGTCGACATCGCACGTAGCTACGGCTTTGTCGACATCGAGGTTATCGATGACGATCTCGGGCGATCGGCGAGTGGAACGGTAGCGCGGCCCGGCTTCGACCGTCTGGTCGCCTGGCTCTGCGCTGGCAAGGTCGGGGCTGTCCTGTGCTTCGATGCGTCGCGGCTCGCGCGCAACGGGCGCGACTGGCATCATTTGCTCGAACTGTGCGGACTTGTCGAAGCCCGTGTTATCGATCATGACGGGGTGTACAACGCTTGCCACCCCAACGATCGCCTACTCCTTGGCATGAAAGGCAGTATCAGCGAGTTCGAGTTGGGTGTGCTGCGGGCAAGGATGCTCGATGCCGCAAGGTCGAAGGCGCACCGCGGCGAACTGCGCTTGTCGGTTCCATTCGGCTATGTATGGCATCGCGAGGCAGGCCTGGGGCTTGATCCCGATATTCGTCTGCAAGAAGTGATCCGGCTTATCTACGCCCGCTTTCGCGAGCTCGGCAGCGCCCGTCAGGTGTTGTTGTCGATGCAGGCGGAGCAGATCCACTTCCCGCGGCCTGCCGACGAAGGCCGCATGACGAACTGCATCTGGCAGCCGATCCGCTACCGCAATGTGATCAGCGTTCTCAAAAATCCATTCTATGCAGGCGTTTATGTATATGGCAAAAGTGAGAAGCGCACCTCGATTGTTGAGGGGCGAGCGCGGCGGACCTACGGACATTACAAGCCGGCGGGCACTTGGGAGGTGATGATCAAGGATCATCACGAGGGTTACATCGGCTGGGATGAGTTTGAGCGCAATCAGAAGCAGTTGGCGCTCAACGCCTATGGTCGCCAGGATGGCGCAAAATCAGGCCGCGGGGGCAAGGCGCTCTTATCAAGCCTTCTGACGTGCGCCCGTTGCGGCCAACGTCTCAGTGTTTGCTATAGGGGCGGTCCGATCAGCCAGCCGGTCTACCGCTGTGATAGAGGTAACCTGGCTGGGCAGCCTCGTTGTATGACCTTCGGTGCTCCGAAGATCGACACGGCGGTGGCACGGGAGCTGTTGCGAGCGGTAGAACCCTTGGCGATCGAAGCTGCGATCGAGGCGGAGCGAATGCATCAGGAACGACAGGAAGATCGGCGCCAGATCCTCGACCTGGAACTTCAGCAGGCCCGCTACGAGGCTGGCCTTGCCGAACGGCGCTATGCTGCATGTGATCCCGACAACCGCCTGATTGCCGCTCAGTTGGAGAAGAACTGGGAGGCGGCATTGCGCCGCGTACGCGATCTGGAGATGCGCAAACCCGCGCACGACCCAACGACGATCGTCGTTGATCCCAATGCCTTTTCCAACCTCGCAGAGAACCTGTCGGCAGCCTGGAATGCTCCCGATGTAACCATGCGCGCACGCCAGCAGCTTCTCCGAACGTTGATCGCGGACATTATCGTCGATGTTGACGATGCTGTCCGTGACGTTGTCCTCACCATTCATTGGAAAGGTGGTCAGCATTCGGAGTTGCGTGTTCGTAAGCCACAGTCTGGCGAACACGGCAGCGCGACAGCCGAAGATGCACTGGAAGTCATACGCGGCATGGCTGGCCGCTGGTCAGACGAGCATATCGCCGCCACACTCAACCGAATGGGCTTTCCCACCGGCCAGGGAAAGACATGGACAGCCCATCGGGTCCGTTCTGTTCGTTACGTGCGTGGCATCGATGCCTACCGTTCAGCCGATAAAAATGGCGAATGGCTCACGCAAGCAGAGGTCGCCAAAGCGTTGGGCGTCTCAAGCTATCTGGTACGACGCCTTGTTTCCACAGGCGTTCTTCCTGCGGTCCAGGTTGTTCCGCGAGCGCCCTATCAAATCCGGGCCGCCGATTTGACGTCCGAGCCGGTCAAAGCGGCGATTGCCCGGAAAGGTCGCCCGTTGCGCGATGTGGACGCGGACACGCTTCCAATGTTTACATACACTTAA
- the tnpB gene encoding IS66 family insertion sequence element accessory protein TnpB (TnpB, as the term is used for proteins encoded by IS66 family insertion elements, is considered an accessory protein, since TnpC, encoded by a neighboring gene, is a DDE family transposase.) — MIAGGDALRVYVATRPIDFRKGHDGLAALVQPIFGLDPFSGAAFIFRSKRADRLKILVWDKTGLVLIHKRLEGTKFVWPQVRDGVMRMSPVQFAALFEGLDWRLVRSERQRRPQLAG, encoded by the coding sequence ATGATTGCGGGCGGAGATGCTCTTCGGGTTTACGTGGCGACGCGGCCGATCGACTTTCGTAAGGGGCACGATGGTTTGGCAGCGCTGGTGCAACCAATATTCGGACTGGATCCTTTCAGTGGCGCAGCGTTTATATTCCGCTCGAAGCGGGCCGACAGGCTCAAGATCCTGGTCTGGGATAAGACCGGTCTGGTGCTGATCCATAAGCGGTTGGAGGGGACCAAATTCGTCTGGCCACAGGTCCGTGACGGCGTGATGCGGATGTCGCCGGTTCAGTTCGCAGCCCTGTTCGAGGGGCTCGATTGGCGGCTCGTACGGTCCGAGCGACAGCGACGTCCGCAGCTAGCCGGATAA
- the tnpA gene encoding IS66-like element accessory protein TnpA, with product MTMQQIEVITSVERRRRWSRAEKERLVAACLEPNASVSEIARSAGIHAGQLFRWRKELCQASPPPARQFIPVEVAALPAPDPVETTLPPRSRKKISVVTIELSRGRRIRVESDVDTEALARIVDIVDRR from the coding sequence ATGACAATGCAGCAAATCGAAGTGATCACGTCTGTGGAGCGCCGTCGTCGCTGGTCTCGCGCAGAAAAGGAGCGGCTGGTTGCGGCCTGCCTCGAGCCGAATGCCAGCGTATCCGAGATTGCCCGGTCGGCAGGCATCCATGCGGGTCAGTTGTTCCGGTGGCGCAAAGAACTCTGCCAGGCCTCACCGCCGCCAGCGCGGCAGTTTATTCCCGTAGAAGTCGCGGCCTTGCCTGCGCCTGATCCGGTGGAGACAACACTGCCACCTCGATCGCGCAAGAAGATAAGCGTTGTGACAATTGAGCTTAGTCGGGGGCGGCGCATTCGTGTGGAGAGCGATGTTGATACTGAAGCGCTCGCTCGGATCGTCGATATCGTAGACCGGCGATGA
- a CDS encoding transposase: protein MDVHLDVSNAGYVGRMDVIEGPTGRRRRTDAEKMRIAAESLVAGARVSEVARRYGVTRWQIYDWRKHLQDGRLAVDGRSTSAPAFATLMVDEPPTGRVIVDVVVGDVIVRAGRDAEEAHLARVIRAARMAR, encoded by the coding sequence ATGGACGTCCATTTGGACGTCTCGAACGCTGGTTATGTCGGACGGATGGACGTGATCGAGGGGCCGACCGGCCGTCGCCGACGTACGGATGCAGAGAAGATGAGGATTGCGGCGGAGAGCTTGGTTGCGGGTGCACGTGTTTCGGAAGTTGCCCGTCGCTATGGCGTAACCCGCTGGCAGATTTATGATTGGCGCAAGCACCTGCAGGATGGCCGTCTTGCGGTGGATGGGCGTTCAACCTCGGCGCCTGCCTTTGCGACATTGATGGTTGATGAACCTCCTACAGGCAGGGTTATTGTTGATGTCGTTGTCGGAGACGTCATTGTCCGCGCTGGTCGAGACGCTGAGGAAGCTCATCTGGCACGCGTCATCCGGGCCGCGCGGATGGCACGATGA
- the tnpB gene encoding IS66 family insertion sequence element accessory protein TnpB (TnpB, as the term is used for proteins encoded by IS66 family insertion elements, is considered an accessory protein, since TnpC, encoded by a neighboring gene, is a DDE family transposase.) — protein sequence MKVWLATGHTDMRKGFPGLSLMVQETLKGDPHRGHLFCFRGRRGGLIKVIWHDGQGACLFTKKLERGRFIWPSAADGTVVITPAQLGYLLEGIDWRMPQKTWRPSSAG from the coding sequence GTGAAGGTCTGGCTGGCGACCGGACACACAGATATGCGAAAAGGCTTCCCTGGTTTGTCGTTGATGGTGCAGGAGACGCTAAAGGGGGATCCGCATAGAGGCCACCTGTTCTGCTTCCGCGGGCGTCGGGGCGGGCTCATCAAGGTGATCTGGCACGACGGCCAAGGTGCCTGCCTGTTCACGAAGAAGCTGGAGCGCGGCCGCTTCATATGGCCGTCAGCGGCCGACGGCACTGTGGTGATCACGCCTGCGCAACTTGGCTATCTACTCGAAGGGATCGATTGGCGAATGCCGCAAAAAACCTGGCGTCCAAGCTCGGCTGGGTAG